atcggttatcggtttacaaatatgataaaccgataagatattagTTATCGGTTATCGATTAATCGGTTATTGATCATTATCGGTTCgattatcggtttacccgataagataactcaatctagagttAAGCAAAAACGAGAAGAGCAAAACAGTTTTAAAACTCGTTTCTAGCCACAACTAAAACAGTTTTATAAAACAGTTTTATATCAGTTCTGGACAGTAGACACAACTAATTGTGCTAATCTTCCTGCTAGCTTTGACTTAATCTGACCCCTGCAATACAGTTGTTGTATCACATGTCTTACCAATTGtgctaaaataattttatatcgacaactaatattcaacgTAATCAACACTGCATTGAACAAAGAATCTACAACAAACATAATTAAACACTACATTGAACAAAGAATCTGCGACTAATATTCAACATAATGTTGCTGCTACAACTTTCTAGTTTCCAACACTACAAACATCAACATAATTTTGCTGCTaagccataaaattttcaactaaTAGTTCAACACTACAAACAGTTGTCCAATTGTTTGAAAGAGTAGGGATGACATCGATAGAGTCAAACACAACTAATAGTTCAAACACATTAATAACAATACAAAGTAGTACCAATTTCACCTTAATATTAACAAGTCCAAACATAGTACTAATAGTTCAAATTCAAGTTAAAAAGAAAAGAGCAATGTAATGCATGGTTATTCCAATGTAAtctgatgtgtggctataatttcatagtttcgtacattatgtgTCTTGCATTTTACAtactttaatgataaattacactttatttatgcataatggagtctattttatgtgtaggtgaattggagatgaaagtagagaaaaagggatacttaaacgttgaaagtgtgctcgagaacagtgaaaagAAGAGACCTAGCGAGGCCAGgctggaccaggctttagcctggcgaggccaggctggaccaggctttagcctggcgaggccagcctaaggccaagctgaaccaggctttagcctggcgaggccagccaaatttcaggcgttaggctggcgatGCCAGGTCTGAGGCCAAGcccaatccgagttttgaagacttaattcgttccgggtttgactaggactcgGCCCACACATTTAGAGTTTCTAATCAAATATGTTACTACTGACTGCACACTGCAGTACCAGTAATTTCTTTTGATTGGTGAATGCACTACCAGTAAGGTTCTATTTTCATGAcaaaatcttaaaaaataaattaaaaaaatctaGACTTAAGGCAACTGAACAAAATACATATTGATTTTATACTACACCTACTTTCTCTGTGATTTTACAATTAATATTCTCAGAAGTTTTTCATTCTTAAAgctgattctatgattttctaGACAACGAAGTTCCATGTAGACAATGAAGATAAAGCAACTAAAAACTTACACGAAGAATGAAGATGAAGCTGAAGAATGCGGCTGAGAAATGTGAATTGTGAAGCAATTGAAGAGTGAAGAGTCTGAACTCTGAAGAATGCGGCTGAGGCTgagaaagaataagaaagaatGAAGCCCTAGCATATCTGCatatgtatatacttaagggtaaagtAGTAATTTTGTTAATCCTTATTGGGTTGTCGGTTAACCCAATAACAGAATTGCCAAACCGaggcccgaaccgataacccaatagtaaaaaaattctaaaccgttaccgaaccgttaacccaataacccaataaataattaacggttcgggttatcggttttacccgatatatgcccagccctaaatagaacccttaaactatttgttatatgaaatgcatgtgaatggcgtataggcgaggtgacgagtgtctatacatcgtcaaattaattgtttgcatatttacttgaaaattcataaattatttcaaatcatgaattaattgttataataattgtttctctcctattctttgtcaaatattaattcttgaatttctgtaataattgctacatcttatttgaattatgtatattaattgctacttgacatttagcatattaaacatTATACTGCCTATtatctccctgatttccataataaattacTATTTCTCAttgtttattttataattaaatcataattattctattcttgttgtcttaaaattttatattaattgttgcatttattggggcaatttcttctttaaggataggtaaatgaatatattagaggatcgggttacacgccacaacagactatacaaaaagttcatattggaggattgggttgtacgccacaacaaacttattaaaagtctatactGGAGAATCGGGTTGAACGCCATAACAGACTAaataaaaagtccatattggaggatcgggttgcaagccgcaacacACTTAtgaaaagtctatattggaggatcgggttgcacgccgcaacagacttataaaaagtccatattggaggatcgggttgcacgacgcaacagacttattaaaaagtctatattgggggatcggattgcacgccgcaatagacttatttaaaaatcaatatatacttgattaaaaataattatatgagaggattgaaaatgaatatattgtggaagCGGTTTGTTCGCTATAAcggaaattggttgaaataataatggattatgactgctgagttggcttcaattattataaataagctacctcatttatttctattatttattgttattactaatattgcgtacatgttaatgtaagtgaaccaccttagccttgtcactactatatcgaggttaggctcagcacttaccagtacatggagtcggttgtactgatactacactctgcacttcttgtgcagatttcggagttggtcccagcggcgtaccatagacttgctcggatttcagctactcaaaggagacttgaggtataactgcacagcgtccgcagttctgaagtccccgtctactttactttagctgtatgtttatttccagacagctttattttattcagacctttatttgtattattctagaagctcgtgcacttgtgatactaattctgggatagtatttagacaccgttgtttttatggattattcactatatttcagaccttacttccgcatttgttcctttgttattaataaatttaaaaattgtttaaaaatagttaatattattctaacgttggcttgcctaacaagtgaaatgttaggcaccatcacgatccgAAGTTgagaatttcggatcgtgacaacatCACTAGTCCTTATAAATTATTTCAAATCTTTTTCTATTTCGAGGTAGGATTGAGTAGATTTGTTGCAAGGGGTATGATTATAACATACGAAATCTGTTTGGAAATCAAGTTTAAGCCTTAAGTATTCTAGTGGTTTTTAATTAAAGGAAGAAAATCTTCTTGGATACATCATGAAAGTCTGCGTTAACCAACTGCTCTCTACCTTTTAATTCATGTGTCTTATTTTGACTCGCagtttaataaaaaaagaaaatttttattttaatatatcaTAACATTTGTGTGACTAAATCTTTTAAAGCTTGTGAACTTAAACATATTACGGCATTTGTGTGGCTAAACTTTTTATTAAGAATAcagtaaaatgaaaagtttaaagtttaatTGATTTCAAATATAAAAGTATGTTATTTTTTCGGAAAATGACTTACGAGGAAATAGTGATATATAAATTGGGAATGTAAAGCctagtttgattttttttttttttaagtctcTCAATTGATCCCTTTAATGATGACGCCGAAATAAAGAAAATTCTTTCAAAAGAAACGggaataaaatttaaattttttgtaCACTTGCAAGACTAATGAATCTTTTGAGGACTACACTGTCGTTGGCCTCATGCTAGCTCTAGCTCGCTAAAACTCTtccaacaaaggaaaaaaaaaaacaactaaaCTATTAAGTAAAATCCTAAGCTAATTCTAACTGAGTGTGTGATACATCGCAATCAATAATACTCCTATTTTTCTACCTCAATTTGATTGTTAGATGTAACACCTTCACGTTGGAGAGATTCAATCCTTATTATGATTTCTTGAATTCCTGGTGCTGATGAGGTACTATTACTTGCTAACTCAACTGTAGTAGAACTCCCGCCGTTAATAATTTTTTGGCAGGTTTCAATAAGGCAGTTCCTACAAGTAGGGCAAGAAGAGTGGGAATTCAGCCATTTATCGATACAGTTGACGTGGAAGCCATGATTGCACTTTGGCAGAACCTTAATTCTCTCTCCAACTCCAAATTCTGATAAGCAAATTAAACACTCGGAGTCAAGCCCTGGATGTTTCAATTCAGTAGTGTAGGTTATAACCGGGAATGTCTTGAGGGCTTTTTTCTTGATTCCTGTATTAGCTAGCTTTGCTGCTGAAGGATTTCTATAGTTTGAGGATGAGTCTGACGCTAATACCAAGCTGCTGGAGCATTTTAATGCACACTTTATGATAGAATTTAATGCAAGTGAACAAATCAAGGTACATACAAGTACTGACAAGACCATAATAACATTTGCATCAAATGTGTTGACGTGACTGATTTCGGCCGCCGGTGGCGGCGCCATGGTGGCCTTCGGGTAGTTTTGTGGTACTGTAGTTGGTATTAGAAGTAGTCTTCTTGAGTAGTGGAAGTTCTCAGTGAATTCTTGAATGAATAGAGTGGAAGTGGTTGCCATATAGAG
The sequence above is drawn from the Nicotiana tabacum cultivar K326 chromosome 13, ASM71507v2, whole genome shotgun sequence genome and encodes:
- the LOC107786786 gene encoding RING-H2 finger protein ATL78-like → MATTSTLFIQEFTENFHYSRRLLLIPTTVPQNYPKATMAPPPAAEISHVNTFDANVIMVLSVLVCTLICSLALNSIIKCALKCSSSLVLASDSSSNYRNPSAAKLANTGIKKKALKTFPVITYTTELKHPGLDSECLICLSEFGVGERIKVLPKCNHGFHVNCIDKWLNSHSSCPTCRNCLIETCQKIINGGSSTTVELASNSTSSAPGIQEIIIRIESLQREGVTSNNQIEVEK